In Pseudomonas fluorescens, a genomic segment contains:
- a CDS encoding LrgB family protein yields the protein MKLELMPVFWLALTLGTYVFSRWIYRRTGRYLLSPLILVPVLLLAVAVPLKTAYAEYATDTHWLMAVLGPVTVAFAVPIWQQRRLLARHWPALLLGMVAGSAASIGTSFGLAKALALDSAVTMSLVPRSITTPFAMPVSSDLGGVPELTAVFVMLTGVFGAMLGGVLLKWLPLRTPLARGALFGVGAHGAGVSRAHEVGGEEGSVAGLVMVLTGLLNLFAAPLLAALL from the coding sequence ATGAAGCTTGAACTGATGCCGGTGTTCTGGCTGGCCTTGACCCTGGGCACCTATGTTTTCAGTCGCTGGATTTACCGGCGAACCGGTCGCTACCTGTTGTCGCCGCTGATTCTGGTGCCAGTGCTGCTGCTGGCGGTGGCCGTACCGCTGAAAACCGCCTACGCCGAATACGCGACCGACACCCACTGGCTGATGGCGGTGCTGGGCCCGGTTACCGTGGCGTTCGCCGTGCCGATCTGGCAGCAGCGGCGCTTGCTGGCGCGGCATTGGCCGGCGCTGTTGCTGGGTATGGTCGCGGGCAGCGCGGCGTCGATCGGCACCTCGTTCGGCCTGGCCAAAGCGCTGGCGCTGGACAGCGCCGTGACAATGTCCCTGGTGCCGCGCTCCATCACCACACCGTTTGCCATGCCCGTGTCGTCCGACCTGGGCGGCGTACCGGAACTGACGGCGGTGTTCGTGATGCTCACCGGCGTGTTCGGCGCCATGCTCGGCGGCGTGTTGCTCAAGTGGCTGCCGCTGCGTACACCGCTGGCGCGCGGCGCGTTATTTGGCGTGGGCGCCCATGGTGCGGGCGTCAGCCGGGCCCATGAAGTGGGCGGCGAAGAGGGCTCTGTCGCGGGGCTGGTGATGGTGTTGACAGGGTTGCTCAACCTGTTCGCCGCGCCTTTATTGGCGGCGCTTCTCTGA
- a CDS encoding CidA/LrgA family protein, with protein sequence MKRFRFKHFSRLLTELVVLLAIYLLGTQLAVWLAWPVPGGVVGLGLLLATFATGLVKPAALQLGAGVLMAEMLLFFIPALMSLLDYGGLLRNEGWRILLVIGLSTLAVMLVTAFTVEWVCRWRLRHEA encoded by the coding sequence ATGAAACGTTTCCGCTTCAAACATTTCAGCCGTTTACTCACCGAACTGGTCGTGCTGCTGGCCATTTACCTGCTGGGCACCCAGTTGGCCGTCTGGCTGGCGTGGCCAGTCCCCGGCGGCGTGGTTGGCCTGGGCCTGTTGCTGGCGACCTTCGCCACGGGCCTGGTCAAGCCGGCAGCCTTGCAATTGGGTGCCGGCGTGTTGATGGCCGAGATGCTGCTGTTCTTTATTCCGGCCTTGATGAGCCTGCTGGACTACGGTGGTCTGCTGCGCAACGAAGGCTGGCGCATCTTGTTGGTCATTGGCCTGAGCACCTTGGCGGTGATGCTGGTCACGGCGTTCACCGTGGAATGGGTGTGCCGTTGGAGGCTGCGCCATGAAGCTTGA
- a CDS encoding LysR family transcriptional regulator, translating to MEFKQLRSFVEVIHRGGFTQAGKTLHISQSAVSKQVAQLEQSLGTPLLDRIGSQIRLTAAGQVVLQRAEAMLRLQTELLSELDDMHQLTRGELRLGLPLLGGDTLFAGLFAEYRRRYPNVTIQLLEGGSRNIEQAILNGELEVGGSLKPNDPAFAWQAFCDEPLDALLPIDHPLAENAQVRLEELADTPFLMYQRSFVLNDRLMQACRQLGFTPKEIGRSGQADFLAALVAAGQGVVLLPSVVARGLVRPGVVRLTLKAPDYLRWDIAFIWREGAYLSRAAQAWLALLREFPVNRAVQ from the coding sequence ATGGAATTCAAACAGCTGCGCAGCTTTGTCGAAGTGATCCACCGGGGTGGTTTTACCCAGGCCGGGAAAACCCTGCATATCAGCCAGTCGGCCGTCAGCAAGCAGGTCGCGCAATTGGAGCAAAGCCTCGGCACGCCGCTGCTGGACCGCATCGGCTCGCAGATCCGCCTGACCGCCGCCGGCCAGGTGGTGCTGCAACGTGCCGAAGCGATGCTGCGCCTGCAAACCGAGCTGCTCAGCGAGCTGGACGACATGCACCAACTGACCCGTGGCGAACTGCGCCTGGGCCTGCCGCTGCTGGGCGGCGATACGCTGTTCGCCGGACTGTTTGCCGAGTACCGGCGGCGTTATCCGAACGTGACGATCCAGTTGCTGGAGGGCGGCAGTCGCAATATCGAGCAGGCGATCCTCAATGGTGAACTGGAAGTCGGTGGTAGCTTGAAGCCCAATGACCCGGCATTCGCCTGGCAGGCTTTCTGCGATGAACCGCTGGACGCGTTGCTGCCGATTGATCATCCCCTGGCGGAAAACGCCCAGGTACGCCTGGAGGAACTGGCCGACACGCCGTTCCTGATGTACCAGCGCAGCTTTGTGCTCAACGACCGACTGATGCAGGCGTGCCGGCAACTGGGTTTTACCCCGAAGGAAATCGGCCGCAGCGGCCAGGCAGATTTTCTCGCGGCGCTGGTCGCCGCTGGCCAAGGAGTGGTGTTGTTGCCCAGCGTGGTCGCCCGTGGGCTGGTGCGACCGGGGGTGGTACGCCTGACGCTCAAAGCGCCGGACTACCTACGCTGGGACATTGCCTTTATCTGGCGCGAGGGCGCCTATCTTTCGAGAGCCGCGCAGGCCTGGCTGGCATTGCTGCGCGAATTCCCGGTCAACCGCGCAGTGCAGTGA
- a CDS encoding flavodoxin, whose translation MKVAILSGSVYGTAEEVARHAAGILNAAGFDAWHNPRATLADVQAFAPEAFLAVTSTTGMGELPDNLQPLYSTIRDQLPAAWRGLPGAVIGLGDASYGDTFCGGGEQMRELFAELGLREVLPMLRLDASESVTPETDAEPWLAELVTALRG comes from the coding sequence ATGAAAGTCGCCATCCTTTCCGGCTCGGTGTACGGCACGGCTGAAGAAGTCGCCCGCCACGCCGCCGGCATCCTCAACGCGGCCGGTTTCGACGCCTGGCACAACCCGCGCGCCACCCTGGCGGACGTGCAGGCATTTGCCCCTGAGGCGTTTCTGGCGGTGACCTCCACCACCGGCATGGGCGAGCTGCCTGACAACCTGCAACCGCTGTACTCGACTATTCGCGACCAGTTGCCCGCTGCCTGGCGTGGCTTACCCGGTGCGGTGATCGGCCTGGGTGACGCCAGCTACGGCGACACCTTCTGTGGTGGCGGCGAGCAAATGCGCGAATTGTTCGCCGAACTGGGCCTGCGTGAGGTGCTGCCGATGTTGCGCCTGGACGCCAGCGAAAGCGTCACCCCCGAAACCGACGCCGAGCCGTGGCTGGCCGAGCTGGTCACTGCACTGCGCGGTTGA
- a CDS encoding class II aldolase/adducin family protein, with protein sequence MSLAPAPLPQNVKDQVSAVEWQTRVDLAACYRLVAMHGWDDLVFTHISAKVPGTDDFLINPYGLMFHEITASSLVKVDQAGNKRMDSPYEINPAGYTIHSAIHEVRHDVVCVLHTHTAAGVAVAAQKQGVLPISQQSLFVLSSLAYHAYEGVALNHEEKARLQADLGENNFLMLHNHGLLTCGGTIADTFLMMFIFQRACDIQVLAQNGGAELITIAPQILAGAKAMAAAVTKSAQGMGGALAWPALLRKLELQDPGYKS encoded by the coding sequence GTGAGCCTAGCCCCTGCACCATTGCCACAGAACGTCAAAGACCAGGTCAGTGCCGTCGAATGGCAAACCCGTGTCGACCTGGCCGCCTGCTACCGCCTGGTGGCGATGCATGGTTGGGATGACCTGGTCTTCACCCATATCTCGGCCAAGGTGCCGGGTACCGACGATTTCCTGATCAACCCGTACGGGCTGATGTTCCATGAGATCACTGCTTCGAGCCTGGTCAAGGTCGATCAGGCCGGTAACAAACGGATGGACAGTCCCTACGAGATCAACCCGGCGGGCTACACCATCCACAGCGCGATCCACGAAGTGCGCCATGACGTGGTCTGCGTGCTGCATACCCACACGGCCGCCGGTGTCGCGGTGGCCGCGCAAAAGCAGGGCGTATTGCCAATCAGCCAGCAGTCACTGTTCGTGCTGTCGAGCCTGGCCTATCACGCCTACGAAGGCGTGGCGCTGAACCATGAGGAAAAGGCCCGCTTGCAGGCGGACCTCGGTGAAAACAACTTCCTGATGCTGCACAACCACGGTCTGTTGACGTGTGGCGGCACCATCGCCGATACCTTCCTGATGATGTTCATCTTCCAGCGCGCCTGCGATATCCAGGTGCTGGCGCAAAATGGCGGGGCTGAACTGATTACCATCGCGCCGCAGATCCTTGCCGGTGCCAAGGCAATGGCGGCGGCGGTCACAAAGAGTGCCCAAGGCATGGGAGGCGCGCTGGCCTGGCCGGCGCTGCTGCGCAAACTCGAGCTTCAAGACCCCGGGTATAAAAGTTGA